In the Lysinibacillus sp. PLM2 genome, one interval contains:
- a CDS encoding universal stress protein, with the protein MTHYKSIVVAVDGSKEAEYAFRKAIDVAKRNVDSKLNLVNVIDTRSFAAIEAYDRTIAERAQTFSEELLDGYKKQAEEAGLKDVNVIIEYGSPKSIITKELSNIVEADLIVCGATGLNAVERFLIGSVSEAIVRSAKCDVLVVRTPE; encoded by the coding sequence ATGACTCACTATAAAAGTATTGTTGTAGCAGTTGATGGATCAAAAGAAGCTGAATATGCATTCAGAAAAGCAATCGATGTAGCAAAACGCAATGTGGATTCAAAATTAAATTTAGTAAATGTAATTGATACACGTTCATTTGCTGCGATTGAAGCTTATGATCGCACAATTGCTGAACGTGCTCAAACCTTCTCAGAAGAATTGCTAGACGGCTATAAAAAGCAAGCTGAAGAAGCTGGTTTAAAAGATGTTAATGTCATTATTGAATATGGTTCTCCTAAATCAATCATCACAAAGGAACTTTCAAATATAGTTGAAGCTGATTTAATCGTCTGCGGTGCAACAGGTTTGAATGCAGTTGAACGCTTCCTAATTGGCTCTGTATCTGAGGCGATCGTTCGTTCTGCAAAATGTGATGTGTTAGTTGTACGTACTCCAGAATAA